Proteins from one Telopea speciosissima isolate NSW1024214 ecotype Mountain lineage chromosome 1, Tspe_v1, whole genome shotgun sequence genomic window:
- the LOC122659020 gene encoding uncharacterized protein LOC122659020 isoform X1, with protein sequence MHRSSSTSRAAEEFFAHLSSPLSSSKGSQGGRTSENSELPTYDPLSEAAKKEKSRIKFAENAIHVIPVVLVLCAIILWFFSNPAVDMVHKDDSILARIKGLTIDGNIDNGNGQTGLPNTLEVEDLDPARMSDPKTGMFAGRESE encoded by the exons ATGCATAGATCGTCGAGCACATCTAGAGCTGCTGAGGAATTCTTCGCTCACCTCTCGTCACCTTTGTCATCATCGAAGGGTTCTCAGGGCGGGAGAACTTCAGAGAACAGTGAGTTGCCTACCTATGATCCCCTGTCCGAGGCGGCGAAGAAGGAGAAATCGCGTATTAAATTTGCGGAGAACGCCATCCATGTCATACCTGTTGTGCTGGTCCTATGTGCCATTATTCTCTGGTTTTTCTCCAACCCAG CAGTTGACATGGTGCATAAAGATGATTCAATTCTTGCCAGAATCAAGGGGTTGACAATAGACGGTAACATCGACAACGGCAATGGTCAGACTGGCTTGCCAAATACCTTGGAGGTGGAAGACTTGGATCCGGCTCGAATGTCAGATCCCAAGACTGGAATGTTTGCAGGGAGAGAATCTGAGTAA
- the LOC122648690 gene encoding 2-oxoglutarate-dependent dioxygenase 21, chloroplastic: MEGTLTSVSDFFDLPAGEKNKFMSRDVHKPVRYSTSLPDGVDNSAGVQFRRFFLKHYAHPLDKWVGSWPAKPPHYREQMGRYCVEVQKVAIEVMGAITESLGLSPTYLSKKMEPGTQVMAVNSYPPCPHPDMTLGLPPHTDYSCITILLQSCSGLQVMVPEGDNNTWKLVPEGVQGTLQVHVGDHLEVLSNGLYKSVIHRVTLNSQRTRFSLASLHSLAIDEKMECAEELVDEQLRPRGYKGSSFRDFLNFLSANDIAKGQSFIETLKIKE; encoded by the exons ATGGAAGGAACACTCACTTCGGTTTCGGATTTCTTCGATCTTCCGGCCGGCGAGAAAAACAAGTTCATGTCCAGAGATGTTCACAAGCCGGTTAGATACTCAACAAGCCTGCCGGACGGCGTAGATAATAGTGCTGGTGTACAGTTCCGGAGATTCTTCCTCAAACACTATGCTCATCCTCTGGATAAATGGGTCGGGTCATGGCCAGCAAAACCTCCTCATTACAG GGAGCAAATGGGGAGATACTGTGTGGAAGTGCAAAAAGTAGCAATAGAAGTAATGGGGGCCATCACAGAGAGCCTGGGCTTGAGCCCAACATATTTGAGTAAGAAAATGGAGCCAGGTACGCAAGTCATGGCCGTTAACAGCTATCCACCTTGCCCACACCCGGATATGACACTTGGGCTTCCTCCACATACTGATTACAGCTGCATCACCATACTTCTCCAGAGTTGCTCAGGTCTCCAAGTCATGGTCCCTGAGGGAGACAACAACACTTGGAAGCTGGTCCCTGAGGGAGTTCAAGGAACTCTACAAGTTCATGTAGGAGATCATCTTGAGGTTTTAAGCAATGGGTTGTATAAGAGTGTGATCCATAGGGTTACCCTTAACTCTCAAAGGACTAGGTTCTCTCTTGCCAGTCTCCATAGCTTGGCCATTGATGAGAAAATGGAGTGTGCAGAAGAACTGGTTGATGAACAATTACGTCCCAGAGGATACAAGGGAAGCAGCTTCAGAGATTTTCTGAACTTCCTCTCTGCCAATGACATTGCCAAGGGGCAAAGCTTCATTGAAACTCTTAAGATCAAAGAGTAA
- the LOC122659020 gene encoding uncharacterized protein LOC122659020 isoform X2: MHRSSSTSRAAEEFFAHLSSPLSSSKGSQGGRTSENSELPTYDPLSEAAKKEKSRIKFAENAIHVIPVVLVLCAIILWFFSNPVDMVHKDDSILARIKGLTIDGNIDNGNGQTGLPNTLEVEDLDPARMSDPKTGMFAGRESE, translated from the exons ATGCATAGATCGTCGAGCACATCTAGAGCTGCTGAGGAATTCTTCGCTCACCTCTCGTCACCTTTGTCATCATCGAAGGGTTCTCAGGGCGGGAGAACTTCAGAGAACAGTGAGTTGCCTACCTATGATCCCCTGTCCGAGGCGGCGAAGAAGGAGAAATCGCGTATTAAATTTGCGGAGAACGCCATCCATGTCATACCTGTTGTGCTGGTCCTATGTGCCATTATTCTCTGGTTTTTCTCCAACCCAG TTGACATGGTGCATAAAGATGATTCAATTCTTGCCAGAATCAAGGGGTTGACAATAGACGGTAACATCGACAACGGCAATGGTCAGACTGGCTTGCCAAATACCTTGGAGGTGGAAGACTTGGATCCGGCTCGAATGTCAGATCCCAAGACTGGAATGTTTGCAGGGAGAGAATCTGAGTAA